A stretch of Anaeromyxobacter dehalogenans 2CP-1 DNA encodes these proteins:
- the thiL gene encoding thiamine-phosphate kinase, with translation MPRRAAAPRPPPGEFELIERFTRALPLAGAGVRLGPGDDTALLAPPPGEDLAATVDAVVEGVHFDARFTAEDVGWKALAVNLSDLASMGARPLWALVALAFPRGTPPERLEGVARGLGACARAHRIAVVGGNVSRASELSVTVTAVGAVRRGRALLRSGARPGDLLVASGTFGDAALGLAPGAPAALVRRQRRPAPRLALGRALAGVARAAIDVSDGLVQDLGHLCDESGVAAVLDAAAVPTSAAYRRVARSLPDPLGPALGGGEDYELVAALPPARLARALRAAARARVPLAVIGRVERGSGVRILGADGAERPAPSGHDHLRAPRPL, from the coding sequence GTGCCGCGCCGCGCCGCCGCGCCGCGCCCGCCCCCGGGCGAGTTCGAGCTCATCGAGCGCTTCACCCGCGCGCTGCCGCTCGCCGGCGCGGGCGTGCGCCTCGGCCCCGGCGACGACACGGCGCTGCTCGCGCCGCCGCCCGGCGAGGACCTCGCCGCCACCGTGGACGCGGTGGTGGAGGGCGTCCACTTCGACGCGCGCTTCACCGCGGAGGACGTGGGCTGGAAGGCGCTCGCGGTGAACCTCTCCGACCTCGCCTCGATGGGCGCGCGCCCGCTCTGGGCGCTCGTCGCCCTGGCGTTCCCGCGCGGCACGCCGCCCGAGCGGCTCGAGGGCGTGGCGCGCGGCCTGGGTGCCTGCGCCCGCGCGCACCGGATCGCGGTGGTGGGCGGGAACGTCTCGCGCGCCTCCGAGCTGTCGGTGACCGTGACCGCGGTCGGCGCGGTCCGGCGCGGCCGGGCGCTGCTGCGCTCCGGCGCCCGGCCCGGCGACCTCCTCGTCGCCTCCGGCACGTTCGGCGACGCCGCGCTGGGCCTCGCGCCCGGCGCGCCCGCCGCGCTGGTCCGGCGGCAGCGCCGGCCCGCGCCGCGCCTCGCGCTGGGGCGGGCGCTCGCCGGGGTGGCGCGGGCCGCCATCGACGTCTCCGACGGCCTGGTCCAGGACCTCGGCCACCTCTGCGACGAGTCCGGCGTGGCGGCGGTGCTCGACGCGGCGGCGGTCCCGACCTCGGCGGCCTACCGGCGCGTCGCTCGCTCGCTCCCCGATCCGCTCGGGCCGGCGCTCGGGGGCGGCGAGGACTACGAGCTGGTGGCCGCGCTGCCGCCCGCCCGCCTGGCGAGGGCGCTCCGCGCCGCCGCGCGGGCGCGGGTTCCGCTGGCGGTGATCGGGCGGGTCGAGCGAGGGTCGGGCGTGCGCATCCTCGGCGCCGACGGCGCCGAGCGCCCGGCGCCTTCCGGCCACGACCACCTCCGCGCACCGCGCCCTCTTTGA
- a CDS encoding ATP-binding protein: MIGASFLNQRIPLSDLLDLRAFAEVCHSFSDLYRIGLKVFDEAGNKLVDVKVGNADFCGYIWSKPAGREQCIETVGRVKAEAVPEEPAPVTFACFSGCRYLVHPIMYEGDLIGRVVFGPFVPDDLAALPAALTGIAEDFDVAQATGYLAKIRRVSVPTAEKILKHFMDLLDVMVFTGHKNLIAAKLHIEAVTDSYRELQDKNQKLEDSYAKLKELDRLKSNFLATMSHELRTPLTSVIGYSEMMLEGLGGPLTAEQREYLGIIMEKGENLLQLITSILDISKIEAGRVRLVLSEVDAVQLMRDAVATLLPIARKKGLKVSCDTTPLPRIHADRDKLRQCLVNLCSNAVKFTPPGGSITVSAEVLPAERLAIHVVDSGIGIPEEHLGKVFDVFYQVDGSSTREYGGAGLGLAIVKSFVEAHGGEIRVRSAAGTGSVFTVLLPIRAAPAPALTPVGPSPAVGR; encoded by the coding sequence ATGATCGGCGCGTCGTTCCTCAACCAGCGGATCCCGCTGTCCGACCTGCTCGACCTCCGCGCCTTCGCGGAGGTCTGCCACTCCTTCTCCGACCTGTACCGGATCGGCCTGAAGGTGTTCGACGAGGCCGGCAACAAGCTGGTGGACGTGAAGGTCGGCAACGCCGACTTCTGCGGCTACATCTGGTCGAAGCCGGCCGGCCGCGAGCAGTGCATCGAGACGGTGGGGCGGGTGAAGGCGGAGGCCGTGCCGGAGGAGCCGGCCCCGGTCACCTTCGCGTGCTTCTCCGGCTGCCGCTACCTCGTCCACCCGATCATGTACGAGGGCGACCTCATCGGCCGGGTGGTGTTCGGCCCGTTCGTGCCCGACGACCTGGCCGCGCTGCCGGCGGCGCTGACCGGCATCGCCGAGGACTTCGACGTCGCGCAGGCCACCGGCTACCTCGCCAAGATCCGCCGCGTGTCGGTGCCCACCGCCGAGAAGATCCTGAAGCACTTCATGGACCTCCTCGACGTGATGGTGTTCACCGGCCACAAGAACCTCATCGCGGCGAAGCTGCACATCGAGGCGGTCACCGACAGCTACCGCGAGCTGCAGGACAAGAACCAGAAGCTCGAGGACAGCTACGCGAAGCTGAAGGAGCTCGACCGGCTGAAGTCGAACTTCCTCGCCACCATGAGCCACGAGCTGCGGACGCCGCTCACCAGCGTCATCGGGTACTCCGAGATGATGCTGGAGGGCCTCGGCGGCCCGCTCACCGCCGAGCAGCGCGAGTACCTCGGCATCATCATGGAGAAGGGCGAGAACCTGCTCCAGCTCATCACCTCGATCCTCGACATCTCCAAGATCGAGGCGGGCCGGGTGCGGCTCGTGCTCTCCGAGGTGGACGCGGTCCAGCTCATGCGCGACGCGGTGGCGACGCTGCTCCCCATCGCGCGCAAGAAGGGGCTGAAGGTGTCCTGCGACACGACGCCGCTGCCGCGGATCCACGCCGACCGCGACAAGCTCCGCCAGTGCCTGGTGAACCTCTGCTCGAACGCGGTGAAGTTCACGCCGCCCGGCGGCAGCATCACCGTGAGCGCCGAGGTCCTCCCGGCCGAGCGGCTCGCCATCCACGTGGTGGACAGCGGCATCGGCATCCCCGAGGAGCACCTCGGCAAGGTGTTCGACGTCTTCTACCAGGTGGACGGCTCCTCGACGCGCGAGTACGGCGGCGCGGGCCTGGGGCTCGCCATCGTGAAGAGCTTCGTGGAGGCGCACGGCGGCGAGATCCGCGTCCGCTCCGCGGCCGGCACCGGCTCGGTGTTCACCGTGCTGCTGCCCATCCGCGCGGCGCCGGCGCCGGCGCTCACGCCGGTGGGGCCGTCCCCGGCGGTGGGGCGCTAG
- a CDS encoding GTP-binding protein, whose product MVQFNQDSREIAVKVVYYGPALSGKTTNLQSLFQKIDPKVRGRLMTLDTKDDRTLFFDMMPVFFRTRAGVKVKLKLYTVPGQVMHESTRRIVLQGTDAVAFVADSRRSEAGSTLAYWNNMLANLEANGLDYRTLPIVVQLNKRDLPDARADHELDDLRRVIQPPFVPATAIRGDGVVETLYLVLQRCYRSLDRAFGLEAVWQIPEKEFLGQIFSHVDLRGARLPPEATVP is encoded by the coding sequence ATGGTCCAGTTCAACCAAGACAGCCGGGAGATCGCGGTCAAGGTCGTCTATTACGGCCCCGCGCTCTCCGGGAAGACGACCAACCTCCAGTCGCTCTTCCAGAAGATCGACCCCAAGGTCCGCGGGCGTCTGATGACGCTCGACACCAAGGACGATCGCACGCTGTTCTTCGACATGATGCCGGTGTTCTTCCGCACCCGGGCCGGCGTGAAGGTGAAGCTGAAGCTGTACACGGTGCCGGGGCAGGTGATGCACGAGTCCACCCGGCGCATCGTGCTCCAGGGCACCGACGCGGTGGCGTTCGTGGCCGACTCGCGCCGCAGCGAGGCCGGCTCGACGCTCGCGTACTGGAACAACATGCTCGCGAACCTGGAGGCGAACGGGCTCGACTACCGGACCCTGCCCATCGTCGTCCAGCTCAACAAGCGCGACCTGCCCGACGCGCGCGCCGACCACGAGCTCGACGACCTGCGCAGGGTGATCCAGCCGCCGTTCGTGCCGGCGACGGCCATCCGCGGCGACGGGGTGGTGGAGACGCTCTACCTCGTGCTGCAGCGCTGCTACCGCAGCCTGGACCGGGCCTTCGGCCTGGAGGCGGTCTGGCAGATCCCGGAGAAGGAGTTCCTGGGCCAGATCTTCTCGCACGTGGACCTGCGCGGCGCGCGGCTGCCGCCCGAGGCGACGGTGCCATGA
- a CDS encoding ATP-dependent DNA helicase, whose product MARAVERAIERRGYLVAEAGTGTGKTLAYLVPAVLSGRRVIVSTATKTLQEQLWQKDIPLLRDACGLEFGAAYLKGRSNYFCLARGEEFARAATFPAREEAALWPRIEAWARRTETGDRSEIDLPDQFHTWKDLSATSENCLGRECARYEECFVTRARALAAQADVLLVNHHLFFADLAMRTSRAGVEILPEHDVVIFDEAHAVEDVATEYFGLQVSSYRVEELSRDALRAVADRPDLASMMRETTGELRKAGERFFQAVADGLRQGGTPARGRGFGPPPRRRPARRDEEEGVKAALTPAVMDAAQRDLQRLDESLAGLRELLGDAVTPALSQIARRAGELRVEVAAVTAMKEPSRVYFGEVRGRGVFLRAAPIDVAEELRERLYQRTDTAVFTSATLAAQGRFDFFRRQVGLLPELEVEERRFEGPFDYARQAALVSPEGLPEPNDPGFVRAAAESIRALTAVTGGRAFVLCTSNRNMNAFHEACRDLPYQVLRQGDRPKSRLLDEFRSEPSVLFATASFWEGVDVPGEALSLVIIDRLPFAPPGDPVMSARLRALEEEGRDGFSELQVPAAALALRQGFGRLVRTREDRGLVAVLDRRLVTKGYGRAFLATLPRCPLLRTVEDARRWWLGG is encoded by the coding sequence ATGGCGCGCGCGGTGGAGCGCGCCATCGAGCGCCGCGGCTACCTCGTGGCCGAGGCCGGCACCGGCACCGGCAAGACGCTCGCGTACCTCGTGCCGGCGGTGCTCTCGGGCCGGCGGGTGATCGTCTCCACAGCGACGAAGACGCTGCAGGAGCAGCTCTGGCAGAAGGACATCCCGCTGCTCCGCGACGCCTGCGGGCTCGAGTTCGGCGCCGCCTACCTGAAGGGCCGGTCCAACTACTTCTGCCTGGCCCGCGGCGAGGAGTTCGCCCGCGCCGCCACGTTCCCGGCGCGCGAGGAGGCGGCGCTCTGGCCGCGCATCGAGGCGTGGGCGCGCCGCACCGAGACCGGCGACCGGAGCGAGATCGACCTGCCCGACCAGTTCCACACCTGGAAGGACCTCTCCGCCACCAGCGAGAACTGCCTGGGCCGCGAGTGCGCCCGCTACGAGGAGTGCTTCGTCACCCGCGCCCGCGCGCTCGCGGCGCAGGCCGACGTCCTGCTCGTCAACCACCACCTGTTCTTCGCCGACCTCGCCATGCGCACCTCGCGCGCCGGGGTGGAGATCCTGCCCGAGCACGACGTCGTGATCTTCGACGAGGCGCACGCGGTGGAGGACGTCGCCACCGAGTACTTCGGGCTGCAGGTCTCGTCCTACCGGGTGGAGGAGCTGTCGCGCGACGCGCTCCGCGCGGTGGCGGACCGGCCCGACCTCGCCTCGATGATGCGCGAGACCACCGGCGAGCTGCGCAAGGCGGGCGAGCGGTTCTTCCAGGCGGTCGCGGACGGGCTGCGCCAGGGCGGGACGCCCGCGCGCGGCCGCGGCTTCGGGCCCCCGCCCCGGCGGCGCCCGGCCCGGCGCGACGAGGAGGAGGGCGTGAAGGCCGCGCTCACCCCGGCGGTGATGGACGCGGCGCAGCGCGACCTCCAGCGCCTCGACGAGTCGCTGGCCGGGCTCCGCGAGCTGCTCGGCGACGCGGTCACGCCGGCGCTCTCGCAGATCGCGCGGCGCGCCGGCGAGCTGCGGGTCGAGGTGGCCGCGGTCACCGCCATGAAGGAGCCGTCGCGCGTGTACTTCGGCGAGGTGCGCGGGCGCGGCGTGTTCCTGCGGGCGGCGCCCATCGACGTCGCCGAGGAGCTGCGCGAGCGGCTGTACCAGCGCACCGACACCGCCGTGTTCACGAGCGCGACCCTCGCCGCGCAGGGCCGCTTCGACTTCTTCCGCCGGCAGGTCGGCCTGCTCCCGGAGCTGGAGGTCGAGGAGCGCCGCTTCGAGGGGCCGTTCGACTACGCCCGGCAGGCGGCGCTGGTCTCGCCGGAGGGGCTGCCCGAGCCGAACGACCCCGGGTTCGTGCGCGCCGCGGCGGAGTCGATCCGCGCGCTCACCGCCGTCACCGGCGGCCGCGCCTTCGTGCTCTGCACCTCGAACCGGAACATGAACGCGTTCCACGAGGCCTGCCGCGACCTGCCGTACCAGGTGCTGCGGCAGGGCGACCGGCCCAAGTCGCGGCTGCTCGACGAGTTCCGCTCCGAGCCGAGCGTGCTGTTCGCGACCGCCAGCTTCTGGGAGGGCGTGGACGTGCCGGGCGAGGCGCTCTCGCTCGTCATCATCGACCGGCTCCCGTTCGCGCCCCCGGGCGATCCGGTCATGTCGGCGCGGCTCCGCGCGCTCGAGGAGGAGGGGCGCGACGGCTTCTCCGAGCTGCAGGTCCCGGCCGCCGCGCTGGCGCTGCGCCAGGGCTTCGGGCGGCTGGTGCGGACGCGCGAGGACCGGGGCCTGGTGGCGGTGCTCGATCGGCGGCTGGTCACGAAGGGCTACGGCCGCGCCTTCCTCGCCACCCTGCCGCGCTGCCCGCTGCTGCGGACGGTGGAGGACGCCCGGCGCTGGTGGCTGGGCGGGTAG